The following coding sequences are from one Gossypium hirsutum isolate 1008001.06 chromosome A12, Gossypium_hirsutum_v2.1, whole genome shotgun sequence window:
- the LOC107934104 gene encoding eukaryotic translation initiation factor 4G isoform X3, with amino-acid sequence MSFNQSRSEKSEQQYRKSGRSASFNQQRSSSGVYSKGAGGGPAPSRSPSSSSSLSSNRSLKKSSNAQGGQYRLNSPVVSSTESSSSSAARTKPNGAHLQPQLLGNAAQPVQSHTIQNSTRPVSNAPTSQPAAISSDTSFPSTSEKEDASKAFSLQFGSITPGFMNGMQVPARTSSAPPNLDEQKCNQARHHSSFKCVPNLPIPIPRQQLPRKDSVATEQSSSGEVYPVPKIKKDAQPSSVPPANQTQKPSPLNIPMTSMQMPFHHQPHVPIQYGGPNPQIQSQSVTASSMQMPMHISLAMGNGPQVQQQVFVAGLQALPLPPQGMMHQGGGLSFTPSIGGHLPPQLGNLGMGITPQYSQQQGGKFGVPRKTTPVKITHPDTHEELRLDKRTDTRADGGSSVPRPHPNMPIQSQPIPSFAAPHSINYYSNSYNTKSGFYLPPSSRPLASNQIAPNTQGPRFNNPGSQGHQNISFMNSAAAHGSLAVNKSVHLVRGSLESANVEPVHDAQNVMPFTNFGLTQVTVKPASVSAGEKFEDSSSSSILPPIEKAGALKPSTPASEVSSSEAQRDLDTFQESSAQQPKSGNESLTSESLPATAKHSGGVPVTNLDESQTSSCVSSASDSTSRESTLVLASNEGKRTEGLSRSNSIKNYQKKPGQEGQIQPPVQSTSTSNLATNPAECGVSSDGAVTEALEAKKALKSLAAIDVLSQSTRELPSINDALPSSLDPKTESKIESLNTVSSEVSGTGSKVDSFEVVQHAKIDGSSKLDEQPRSEISGTNEEEKHFPEEHLSSQLVPLKSTELKSDQYSASKVAATNNIVRTPGTEQRVHNEDLGGKVENAEATDSKDISTSRTADPTGIESSHVLMTFGSNPSSSASNSYEMTATKTVISAQQSAPVPTSDLLESISNYEGEGVLLPSSKDKRAPQLSRTKSTITSGKKKLKEILQKADAAGTTSDLYMAYKGPEEKKETVAPLASTEISSVGVNLKQASHEALQVDAIESEKITQSKAELDDWEDAADISTPNMETLDTDEQAHGGLASHEEDGSGNIKKKYSRDFLLKFAGQYTDLPQGFDIASDIAAALMASNVNASHAVDRDSYLSPGRKLDRQSSGSRLDRRASGIVDDDRWIRPPGSFGPGRDPRLDLGYGAVAGFRPVQGGNFGVLRHPRAQTPLPYLGGVPAGPMPHMSPHGGMQHGGPDADRWHRGVMYQQKGLIPSPQSPLQTMHRAERKYQVGKVADEEEAKQRQLKGILNKLTPQNFEKLFEQVKAVNIDNAGTLTGVISQIFDKALMEPTFCEMYANFCQCLAGELPDFIEDNEKITFKRLLLNKCQEEFERGEREQEEANKIEEEGEAKLSEEEREEKRIKARRRMLGNIRLIGELYKKKMLTERIMHECIKKLLGEYENPDEEDVEALCKLMSTIGEMIDHPKAKVHMDAYFEMMAKLSNNMKLSSRIRFMLKDAIDLRKNKWQQRRKVEGPKKIEEVHRDAAQERQAQSSRLARGPGFNAATKRAAMDFSARGSMLSSPGSQMGSFRGLQGQPHSFGAQDVRMDDRQSLESRTLSVPLPQRPTGDDSITLGPQGGLGRGMSFRGPPVMSSTPLANISSISGDSRTAGTNGFSSGSEQMTYGPREDLMARFGSDRSAPTGAYEQSSSQERGMYFGNRDTRTPDRSFARPLAASPSSQSQSSGFTQNIPPEKGCSEERLHDLSMEAIKEFYSARDEKEVALCIKDLNSSSFHPTMIALWVTDCFERKDIERDLLAKLLVNLTRSHDGVLSQAELVKGFESVLSTLEDAVNDAPKAPEFLGRIFGKMIVENVMSLKEIGRLIGEGGEEPGQLVEIGLGGDVMGSTLGMIKREKGESVLNEIRGSSCLRLEDFRPSHPNRSRILETFLYLAHSKV; translated from the exons ATGTCCTTCAATCAATCTAGGTCGGAGAAAAGCGAACAACAATACAGAAAATCCGGGCGATCAGCCAGTTTTAATCAACAGCGGTCCTCCTCAGGCGTTTACAGTAAGGGCGCTGGCGGCGGCCCTGCCCCTTCGCGGTctccttcttcatcttcttctttgtcTTCTAATCGAAG TCTTAAGAAGTCTAGCAATGCACAAGGAGGGCAATACCGGTTAAATTCACCGGTCGTGAGTTCTACCGAGTCTAGTAGTAGTTCTGCTGCCCGCACCAAACCAAATGGTGCTCATTTGCAACCCCAGTTACTGG GCAACGCTGCCCAGCCTGTTCAATCGCACACCATTCAGAATAGCACTCGACCTGTTTCAAACGCTCCAACTTCTCAACCTGCCGCCATAAGTTCTGACACTAGTTTCCCTTCAACCAGCGAAAAGG AAGATGCATCCAAAGCATTCTCTTTACAGTTCGGGTCCATAACTCCTGGTTTCATGAACGGAATGCAG GTTCCAGCTCGAACTAGCTCAGCACCCCCAAATTTGGATGAACAGAAATGTAATCAG GCACGGCATCATTCTTCTTTTAAATGTGTGCCGAATTTGCCCATTCCCATTCCTAGACAGCAGCTACCAAGAAAGGATTCGGTTGCAACTGAGCAATCTAGTTCTGGGGAGGTTTACCCAGTGCCCAAGATAAAAAAAGATGCACAACCTTCTTCAGTACCCCCTGCAAACCAGACACAGAAGCCGTCTCCTCTTAATATACCAATGACATCTATGCAGATGCCATTTCATCACCAGCCTCATGTTCCCATTCAATATGGTGGGCCTAATCCACAGATTCAGTCTCAAAGTGTTACTGCCAGTTCAATGCAAATGCCAATGCATATTTCCTTAGCTATGGGAAATGGACCCCAGGTGCAGCAGCAAGTCTTTGTTGCAGGTCTTCAGGCTCTTCCATTGCCACCTCAAGGGATGATGCATCAGGGTGGGGGCTTGAGTTTCACACCATCCATAGGTGGCCACCTTCCGCCACAATTGGGCAACTTGGGGATGGGCATTACCCCTCAGTATTCTCAACAGCAAGGTGGAAAGTTTGGTGTTCCACGTAAAACCACTCCTGTCAAGATTACTCACCCCGATACTCATGAAGAATTAAGGCTTGATAAACGAACAGATACACGTGCAGATGGTGGTTCTTCAGTTCCAAGGCCTCATCCTAACATGCCAATCCAATCCCAGCCAATTCCATCCTTTGCTGCTCCTCATTCAATCAATTACTATTCCAATTCCTATAATACCAAATCTGGATTTTATCTGCCACCAAGTTCACGGCCATTGGCTAGTAACCAGATAGCACCCAATACCCAAGGACCGAGATTTAACAATCCTGGTAGCCAGGGTCATCAAAACATTTCTTTCATGAATTCAGCAGCTGCCCATGGTTCATTGGCAGTTAATAAATCCGTTCATCTTGTTCGTGGCAGTTTAGAATCAGCGAATGTGGAACCTGTACATGATGCACAAAATGTTATGCCCTTTACTAACTTTGGTTTAACACAGGTGACAGTTAAACCAGCTTCTGTTTCTGCCGGGGAGAAGTTTGAAGATTCCTCTTCTTCTAGTATCTTGCCTCCTATTGAAAAGGCTGGGGCACTAAAACCTTCTACACCAGCTAGCGAGGTTAGTTCATCTGAGGCTCAAAGGGACTTGGATACTTTCCAGGAGAGCTCTGCACAACAGCCAAAATCTGGTAATGAATCTTTAACATCGGAGTCATTACCAGCTACAGCTAAACACTCTGGTGGAGTTCCAGTGACTAACTTGGATGAGAGCCAGACATCTAGTTGTGTATCGTCTGCTTCAGATTCCACGTCTAGGGAGTCTACGCTAGTTCTTGCCAGTAATGAAGGCAAGAGGACGGAGGGCTTGAGCAGGTCAAACTCTATAAAAAATTATCAGAAGAAACCAGGTCAGGAAGGACAAATTCAGCCACCAGTTCAG TCTACATCAACATCCAACTTGGCTACCAACCCTGCAGAATGTGGTGTCTCTTCAGATGGTGCAGTCACTGAAGCTCTAGAGGCTAAAAAAGCTTTAAAATCATTAGCAGCTATTGATGTTTTGTCTCAATCTACCAGGGAATTACCATCCATTAATGATGCTTTGCCTTCTTCCTTAGACCCGAAGACAGAGAGCAAGATAGAAAGCTTAAACACTGTTTCTTCTGAAGTTTCTGGTACTGGCAGTAAAGTTGATAGCTTTGAAGTTGTTCAGCATGCTAAGATTGATGGTTCTTCCAAGCTGGATGAACAACCAAGGTCTGAAATTAGTGGAACTAATGAAGAGGAAAAACATTTTCCTGAAGAGCACTTATCTTCTCAACTGGTTCCCTTGAAATCTACAGAGCTTAAATCTGACCAGTATTCTGCATCAAAGGTAGCAGCTACCAACAATATTGTTCGTACCCCAGGAACTGAGCAGAGGGTACACAATGAAGATTTGGGAGGCAAGGTAGAAAATGCGGAAGCCACTGATAGTAAGGATATCTCTACCTCTAGAACTGCTGACCCTACTGGTATTGAAAGTTCTCATGTTCTCATGACCTTTGGTTCCAATCCTTCTTCTAGTGCCTCTAATAGCTATGAGATGACTGCTACTAAAACTGTTATATCAGCCCAGCAGTCTGCACCTGTCCCAACTTCTGACCTCTTGGAGTCAATTTCAAATTATGAAGGGGAAGGTGTTCTGCTACCTAGTTCAAAGGACAAACGAGCACCACAACTTAGTAGGACAAAGAGTACTATAACTAGTGGGaagaaaaaactaaaagaaattctTCAGAAAGCGGATGCTGCTGGGACAACTTCTGATCTCTATATGGCGTATAAAGGTCCTGAGGAAAAGAAAGAGACTGTCGCACCTTTAGCAAGTACAGAAATCAGTTCTGTTGGTGTTAATTTGAAACAGGCATCTCATGAGGCCCTTCAGGTGGATGCCATAGAAAGTGAGAAAATTACACAGAGCAAAGCTGAACTCGATGATTGGGAAGATGCTGCTGACATATCTACACCAAACATGGAAACTTTAGACACTGACGAACAGGCTCATGGGGGATTAGCAAGTCATGAGGAAGATGGAAGTGGGAATATAAAGAAGAAGTATTCCAGAGATTTTCTTCTTAAGTTTGCAGGACAATATACTGATCTTCCACAGGGATTTGATATTGCTTCTGATATTGCAGCGGCCTTGATGGCATCAAATGTCAATGCATCTCATGCTGTTGATCGTGATTCATACCTTAGTCCTGGAAGAAAATTAGATAGGCAATCTAGTGGATCTCGATTAGATCGCCGTGCTAGTGGAATTGTTGATGATGACAGATGGATTAGACCACCTGGTTCTTTTGGCCCTGGAAGGGATCCGCGACTTGATCTTGGTTATGGTGCTGTTGCAGGTTTTCGGCCTGTCCAAGGAGGTAACTTTGGTGTTCTAAGGCACCCGCGGGCACAAACACCTCTTCCATATCTTGGAGGGGTTCCTGCTGGACCAATGCCGCATATGAGTCCACATGGAGGGATGCAGCACGGTGGTCCTGATGCTGACAGGTGGCATCGTGGTGTTATGTATCAGCAAAAGGGTTTGATTCCCTCTCCACAAAGTCCACTGCAGACAATGCACAGAGCTGAAAGGAAGTATCAAGTGGGTAAAGTGGCTGATGAGGAAGAAGCCAAGCAAAGGCAGCTGAAGGGCATTTTGAACAAGCTAACCCCTCAAAATTTTGAGAAACTCTTCGAGCAAGTAAAAGCTGTTAACATCGACAATGCAGGTACACTCACTGGTGTCATCTCACAGATCTTTGACAAAGCTTTAATGGAGCCTACTTTTTGTGAAATGTATGCAAACTTCTGCCAGTGTCTGGCTGGGGAGTTGCCTGATTTTATCGAAGACAATGAAAAGATAACTTTCAAGAGATTGCTGCTGAACAAGTGCCAGGAGGAATTTGAGAGAGGGGAGAGAGAGCAAGAAGAAGCAAATAAAATAGAGGAAGAGGGTGAGGCTAAGCTGTCTGAGGaagaaagagaggagaagagaatcAAGGCTCGAAGACGAATGTTAGGTAACATTAGACTTATTGGGGAGTTGTACAAGAAGAAAATGTTAACTGAGAGAataatgcatgaatgcatcaagaaACTACTTGGTGAATACGAGAATCCTGATGAGGAAGATGTCGAGGCATTGTGCAAATTAATGAGTACGATTGGAGAAATGATTGACCATCCTAAGGCAAAGGTGCATATGGATGCTTATTTTGAGATGATGGCGAAGTTGTCAAACAATATGAAATTATCTTCTAGGATCAGGTTCATGTTGAAGGATGCTATTGATCTGAGAAAGAATAAATGGCAGCAGAGGAGGAAAGTTGAAGGGCCTAAAAAGATTGAGGAAGTGCACAGAGATGCTGCTCAAGAGCGACAAGCACAATCCAGTAGGCTTGCTCGTGGTCCTGGCTTCAATGCTGCTACAAAGAGAGCAGCCATGGATTTTAGTGCACGAGGGTCAATGTTATCTTCTCCAGGTTCTCAAATGGGTAGTTTCCGGGGACTGCAGGGTCAACCTCATAGTTTTGGGGCTCAGGATGTTCGCATGGATGACAGACAGTCTTTGGAGTCTAGGACTCTGTCAGTTCCTTTGCCTCAAAGACCTACCGGTGATGATTCTATTACTTTGGGCCCCCAGGGTGGCCTTGGTAGAGGGATGTCTTTTAGAGGACCACCTGTAATGTCCAGTACTCCCTTAGCTAATATTTCTTCAATTTCCGGAGATTCAAGAACTGCTGGAACGAATGGATTTAGTTCTGGTTCAGAGCAAATGACTTATGGTCCTAGAGAGGATCTCATGGCAAGGTTTGGGTCAGATAGGTCTGCACCAACAGGTGCTTATGAGCAGTCAAGTTCCCAGGAACGTGGCATGTATTTTGGTAATAGGGACACGAGGACCCCAGATCGCAGTTTTGCTAGACCTCTTGCAGCTTCACCGTCCTCACAAAGCCAATCATCTGGTTTCACTCAAAATATTCCTCCTGAAAAGGGCTGTTCCGAGGAGCGTCTGCATGATTTGTCCATGGAGGCAATTAAAGAATTTTACAG CGCCAGAGATGAGAAAGAAGTTGCTTTGTGCATTAAAGATTTGAATTCTTCAAGCTTCCATCCGACGATGATTGCGCTATGGGTAACGGACTGTTTTGAGAGGAAAGACATAGAGCGGGATCTTTTGGCGAAGCTACTTGTCAACCTGACAAGGTCCCATGATGGTGTATTGAGCCAGGCTGAACTTGTTAAAGG GTTTGAATCTGTCCTGAGTACATTGGAGGACGCAGTGAATGACGCGCCAAAAGCTCCAGAATTTCTGGGACGTATTTTTGGGAAAATGATAGTAGAAAATGTGATGAGTCTGAAGGAGATAGGACGGTTAATAGGTGAGGGTGGGGAGGAACCTGGGCAGCTAGTGGAAATAGGGCTGGGCGGGGATGTTATGGGAAGCACCTTGGGGATGATtaaaagagagaaaggagaaaGTGTGTTGAATGAAATTAGGGGTAGCTCCTGTTTGCGGCTGGAGGACTTTCGGCCTTCGCATCCCAACAGATCAAGGATTTTAGAAACTTTTCTTTATTTAGCACATAGCAAAGTGTAG